A region from the Corallococcus soli genome encodes:
- a CDS encoding response regulator — MERRVLIVESQNDFALSMASVLKSAGYNTAMATTASDAQRELEKRRPDLVVVRAELPDQSGFALCGQIKKGKWGQNLKVLLLSSDSGVEGLNKHRETPAAADGYLVIPFEMGELASMSAGIVPPGTDETDADLDAALSGAPREAPPPMPGVRTGAPPKLPKRERRSAMTDEDKSFMDRAFSSIADRKAELLAESRQLKRPPPRRELMGTPEGKIQILRDELKTREAQLARLSEIWSVRERELLSVEDRLHEKDVELQGLKMQVDDLLRRFNDAQQSIVQKEREHGATVDDLLLQKFSSEKDLIEVVASKEKDINVLRKEVNLRDEELSRRGADLEGWRNEFDKLEKHLGVVTLEFEVKEQKLQDTVRANEADILQLRERGDQFEAELGRTVSERDQRYAELDGEIQALQERLTQTEQERDATVRGLEARSTTAEEHASRSDAEIERLNAERAALEQRLTQQVADLESDIARVTGERDQLRLDKDAQEADLTQRVEERDAKLASLDRELQETIARNENSEAELNATIQQHRERIGELEGEVEAVKTHLEDRESELTAELQALQQAKDALEQDLTSQLEDLRAAKDALEADLKGQIQALSEQLDAAQQQGEQLSARVASLEDTVAQRDSSIEGLQSDVAERDSRISELTGNLEATSQQLTETQATLSSTEATLAETRGELEATSQQLSETQTTLSTTEGTLAETRGELEATSQQLSETQTRLTQTEETLASTRGELEATSQTLATTEDTLAKTQDTLARTEATLADTQGTLSSTEGTLAETRGELEATSQTLTDTQSRLAQTEETLSTTRGELEATSQTLSDTQATLASTEGTLAETRGELEATSQTLSDTQTRLAQTEETLASTQGELEATSQTLARTEATLADTQGTLARTEATLADTQGTLSSTEGTLAETRGELEATSQTLTQTQEALESTRAELAKTTTHRDELDAELNETRDILQETNGLLARTTQERDTRIAELQALGEAKDSLEQDLTGQIGQLRADLSETQGLYEAERGAHATLAQETSAQIAALTGERDGLTQELNATSQQLADTQGQLTDTRDTLAKEEHAHAQTRQQAAATQAELERQLADSQANGEELAEQLIVTKHELGARVAEVTQLSSTLAQTEDARHDLDDRLQTLTHESQRREELLQNEVDTKGKELSDTLRKLTHVTQEKMRQAEVLNREVATRTDQVKALEGQLQTQAAEAKKQADALGQQLNAVSADLDGARKAIADRDAQLQQAGQSQQKLASERDGLAGQLQQAQVQAQAQAQQAQQAQAAAKKQADELAARLAKAEQTIAQLGQDAQKAAADTDAKLKDAQAQLQARTKKAQDLELALENATSARSRAEKELTARVTAAEAKANESAARLATAQKERKDLEARQLKELDDLNAKQKAELERREAIKAQEVARLQTSVQEKSKALKVAELELARYKSKSPAPAAAAPAKKPSEDEHLAVTAQANPVIPAAAKPPAKAAAKQAAKKPAAAPAQALAEDDEAPERTMVMQLPTAPEGEDDWTALVDELDK; from the coding sequence ATGGAGCGTCGCGTCCTCATCGTCGAAAGCCAGAACGACTTCGCACTCAGCATGGCCTCCGTGCTCAAGAGCGCGGGCTACAACACGGCCATGGCTACCACTGCGTCCGATGCGCAGCGGGAGCTGGAGAAACGCCGACCCGACCTGGTCGTCGTGCGCGCGGAGCTGCCGGACCAGTCCGGCTTCGCCCTCTGTGGTCAGATCAAGAAGGGCAAGTGGGGCCAGAACCTCAAGGTCCTGCTGCTGTCCTCCGACTCGGGAGTGGAGGGTCTCAACAAACACCGTGAGACGCCCGCCGCCGCGGACGGCTACCTCGTCATCCCCTTCGAGATGGGGGAGCTCGCCTCGATGAGCGCGGGCATCGTCCCGCCCGGCACCGACGAGACGGACGCGGACCTGGACGCCGCCCTCTCCGGCGCCCCGCGCGAGGCCCCGCCGCCCATGCCCGGCGTGCGCACCGGCGCCCCGCCCAAGCTGCCCAAGCGCGAGCGCCGCAGCGCCATGACGGACGAGGACAAGTCCTTCATGGACCGCGCCTTCTCCTCCATCGCGGACCGCAAGGCGGAGCTGCTGGCGGAGTCGCGCCAGTTGAAGCGCCCGCCCCCGCGCCGTGAGCTGATGGGCACGCCCGAGGGGAAGATTCAAATCCTCCGGGACGAGCTGAAGACACGCGAAGCGCAGCTCGCGCGCCTGTCCGAAATCTGGAGCGTCCGCGAGCGGGAGCTGCTCTCCGTCGAGGACCGGCTCCATGAGAAGGACGTGGAGCTGCAGGGCCTGAAGATGCAGGTGGATGACCTGCTCAGGCGCTTCAACGACGCCCAGCAGTCCATCGTCCAGAAGGAGCGCGAGCACGGCGCCACCGTGGACGACCTGCTCCTGCAGAAGTTCTCCTCGGAGAAGGACCTCATCGAGGTCGTCGCCTCCAAGGAAAAGGACATCAACGTCCTGCGCAAGGAGGTCAACCTCCGCGACGAGGAGCTGTCGCGCCGTGGCGCCGACCTGGAAGGCTGGCGCAACGAGTTCGACAAGCTGGAGAAGCACCTCGGCGTCGTCACGCTGGAGTTCGAGGTCAAGGAGCAGAAGCTCCAGGACACCGTCCGCGCCAACGAGGCGGACATCCTCCAGTTGCGCGAGCGCGGCGACCAGTTCGAGGCGGAGCTGGGCCGCACCGTCAGCGAGCGCGACCAGCGCTACGCCGAGCTGGACGGTGAGATCCAGGCCCTCCAGGAGCGGCTGACCCAGACCGAGCAGGAGCGCGACGCCACCGTGCGCGGCCTGGAGGCCCGGTCCACCACCGCCGAGGAGCACGCCAGCCGCTCCGACGCGGAGATTGAACGCCTCAACGCCGAGCGCGCCGCGCTGGAGCAGCGCCTCACGCAGCAGGTGGCGGACCTGGAGTCCGACATCGCGCGCGTCACCGGCGAGCGCGACCAGCTGCGGCTGGACAAGGACGCCCAGGAAGCGGACCTCACCCAGCGCGTGGAGGAGCGCGACGCGAAGCTCGCCTCGCTGGACCGCGAGCTCCAGGAGACCATCGCCCGCAACGAGAACAGCGAGGCGGAGCTCAACGCCACCATCCAGCAGCACCGCGAGCGCATCGGTGAGCTGGAAGGCGAAGTCGAAGCCGTCAAGACGCACCTGGAGGACCGCGAGTCGGAGCTGACCGCCGAACTCCAGGCGCTCCAGCAGGCCAAGGACGCGCTGGAGCAGGACCTCACCAGCCAACTGGAGGACCTGCGCGCGGCGAAGGACGCCCTGGAGGCGGACCTCAAGGGCCAGATCCAGGCGCTCAGCGAGCAGTTGGACGCCGCCCAGCAGCAGGGCGAGCAGCTCTCCGCGCGCGTCGCGTCGCTGGAAGACACCGTCGCCCAGCGCGACAGCAGCATCGAGGGCCTGCAGTCGGACGTGGCCGAGCGTGACTCGCGCATCTCCGAGCTGACCGGGAACCTGGAGGCGACGAGCCAGCAGCTCACGGAGACGCAGGCCACCCTCTCCAGCACCGAAGCCACCCTCGCGGAGACGCGCGGCGAACTGGAGGCCACCAGCCAGCAGCTCTCCGAGACGCAGACGACGCTCTCCACCACGGAGGGCACGCTCGCGGAGACACGCGGTGAGCTGGAGGCCACCAGCCAGCAGCTCTCCGAGACGCAGACGCGCCTGACGCAGACCGAGGAGACCCTCGCCTCCACCCGCGGCGAGCTGGAGGCCACCAGCCAGACGCTGGCGACCACCGAGGACACCCTCGCGAAGACGCAGGACACGCTGGCGCGCACGGAGGCCACCCTCGCGGACACGCAGGGCACGCTCTCCAGCACCGAAGGCACGCTCGCGGAGACGCGCGGCGAGCTGGAGGCCACCAGCCAGACCCTGACGGACACCCAGTCCCGGCTCGCGCAGACGGAGGAGACGCTCTCCACCACGCGCGGCGAGCTGGAGGCCACCAGCCAGACCCTGTCCGACACGCAGGCCACGCTGGCCAGCACCGAAGGCACGCTGGCGGAGACGCGCGGCGAGCTGGAGGCCACCAGCCAGACCCTGTCCGACACGCAGACCCGGCTTGCCCAGACGGAGGAGACGCTCGCCTCCACCCAGGGCGAACTGGAGGCCACCAGCCAGACCCTGGCGCGCACCGAAGCCACCCTCGCGGACACGCAGGGCACGCTGGCGCGCACGGAGGCGACCCTCGCGGACACGCAGGGCACGCTCTCCAGCACCGAGGGCACGCTCGCGGAGACGCGCGGCGAGCTGGAGGCCACCAGCCAGACGCTCACGCAGACCCAGGAGGCCCTGGAGTCGACGCGCGCGGAGCTGGCCAAGACGACCACGCACCGCGACGAGCTGGACGCGGAGCTGAACGAAACGCGCGACATCCTCCAGGAGACCAACGGTCTCCTCGCCCGCACCACGCAGGAGCGCGACACGCGCATCGCGGAGCTGCAGGCGCTCGGCGAGGCCAAGGATTCGCTGGAGCAGGACCTCACCGGCCAGATTGGCCAGCTGCGCGCGGACCTGTCCGAGACGCAGGGCCTGTATGAGGCCGAGCGCGGCGCGCACGCGACGCTCGCGCAGGAGACCTCCGCGCAGATCGCCGCCCTCACCGGCGAGCGCGACGGGCTGACGCAGGAGCTGAACGCCACGTCGCAGCAGCTGGCGGACACCCAGGGCCAGCTCACCGACACGCGCGACACCCTGGCGAAGGAGGAGCACGCCCACGCGCAGACGCGCCAGCAGGCCGCCGCCACCCAGGCGGAGCTGGAGCGCCAGCTCGCGGACTCGCAGGCGAACGGCGAGGAGCTGGCCGAACAGCTCATCGTCACCAAGCACGAGCTGGGCGCCCGCGTGGCGGAGGTCACGCAGCTGTCCTCCACGCTCGCGCAGACCGAGGACGCGCGGCACGACCTGGATGACCGCCTCCAGACGCTCACGCACGAGTCCCAGCGTCGCGAGGAGCTGCTCCAGAACGAGGTCGACACCAAGGGCAAGGAGCTGTCGGACACGCTGCGCAAGCTCACCCACGTGACGCAGGAGAAGATGCGTCAGGCGGAGGTGCTCAACCGCGAGGTCGCCACCCGCACCGACCAGGTGAAGGCGCTCGAAGGCCAGCTGCAGACCCAGGCCGCCGAAGCGAAGAAGCAGGCGGACGCGCTGGGCCAGCAGCTCAACGCCGTGAGCGCGGACCTGGACGGGGCGCGCAAGGCCATCGCCGACCGGGACGCCCAGCTCCAGCAGGCCGGTCAGTCCCAGCAGAAGCTCGCCAGCGAGCGTGACGGCCTCGCCGGTCAGCTCCAGCAGGCCCAGGTCCAGGCTCAAGCCCAGGCCCAGCAGGCCCAGCAGGCCCAGGCCGCCGCGAAGAAGCAGGCCGACGAGCTGGCCGCGAGGCTCGCGAAGGCGGAGCAGACCATCGCGCAGCTCGGCCAGGACGCCCAGAAGGCCGCGGCCGACACGGACGCGAAGCTCAAGGACGCCCAGGCCCAGCTCCAGGCCCGCACCAAGAAGGCCCAGGACCTGGAGCTGGCGCTGGAGAACGCCACGAGCGCCCGGAGCCGCGCGGAGAAGGAGCTCACCGCCCGCGTCACCGCCGCCGAAGCCAAGGCCAACGAGTCCGCCGCCCGTCTCGCCACCGCGCAGAAGGAGCGCAAGGACCTGGAGGCGCGTCAGCTCAAGGAGCTGGACGACCTCAACGCCAAGCAGAAGGCGGAGCTGGAGCGCCGCGAGGCCATCAAGGCCCAGGAGGTCGCCCGCCTCCAGACGTCCGTGCAGGAGAAGAGCAAGGCGCTCAAGGTCGCCGAGCTGGAGCTGGCCCGCTACAAGAGCAAGTCCCCTGCCCCGGCCGCCGCCGCCCCCGCCAAGAAGCCCTCCGAGGACGAACACCTGGCCGTGACGGCCCAGGCGAACCCCGTCATCCCCGCCGCCGCCAAGCCCCCGGCGAAGGCCGCCGCCAAGCAGGCCGCGAAGAAGCCCGCCGCCGCGCCCGCCCAGGCCCTGGCGGAGGACGACGAGGCTCCGGAGCGCACCATGGTGATGCAGCTTCCCACCGCCCCCGAGGGCGAGGACGACTGGACGGCGCTCGTCGACGAGCTCGACAAGTAG